In a single window of the Natrialba magadii ATCC 43099 genome:
- a CDS encoding LLM class flavin-dependent oxidoreductase — MKLGTGLFTGQRRPDDDREMAALYDELRTVTREAEAAGLDSAWVSEHHFAEDGYLSGTMPTLGAMAADTEEIEIGSCVALGPLYDPIHLAEDAATVDLLSDGRLTLGLAIGSNPDEFDVFGVPREERAERLADLVSFLDGAWSAGELEYNSSFHDIPTDVSITPKPTGDSVPIMLGGAAKPAVRRAARTAEGWCAPSSLPVAGVRKRVEDIRRVRDEEGIDGEFTVYVLQHGWVGDSREDAWETMRDGYFYIQRRYEEIFSGESVEDLDDERKQELKEQAIFGTPEQVTAELESYRDALGDDIHFIFRTAHPGVGTDAMVECVRRLGEEVAPQFR; from the coding sequence ATGAAACTCGGTACTGGCCTCTTCACCGGCCAACGGCGACCGGACGACGACCGCGAGATGGCCGCGCTGTACGACGAACTTCGGACGGTCACACGCGAAGCCGAAGCCGCCGGACTCGACAGCGCGTGGGTCTCCGAACACCACTTCGCCGAGGACGGCTACCTCTCCGGGACGATGCCAACACTCGGCGCGATGGCCGCCGACACCGAGGAGATCGAAATCGGAAGCTGTGTCGCGCTCGGCCCGCTGTACGACCCGATCCATCTCGCAGAGGACGCCGCGACGGTCGACCTGCTCTCGGACGGCCGACTCACGCTCGGCCTCGCAATTGGCTCGAACCCTGACGAGTTCGACGTCTTCGGTGTCCCTCGTGAAGAGCGTGCGGAACGCCTCGCCGACCTCGTTTCGTTTCTCGACGGTGCCTGGAGTGCGGGGGAACTCGAGTACAACTCGAGTTTCCACGACATCCCGACAGATGTCTCGATCACGCCGAAGCCGACCGGCGACTCGGTTCCGATCATGCTCGGCGGGGCGGCCAAGCCGGCCGTGCGGCGCGCCGCTCGCACTGCGGAGGGCTGGTGTGCGCCCTCCTCGCTGCCTGTTGCGGGCGTACGAAAGCGCGTCGAGGACATCCGCCGAGTTCGCGACGAAGAAGGTATCGACGGCGAGTTCACGGTCTACGTCCTCCAGCACGGCTGGGTCGGCGACTCTCGCGAGGACGCCTGGGAAACCATGCGCGACGGCTACTTCTACATCCAGCGCCGCTACGAGGAAATATTCTCGGGTGAGTCCGTCGAGGACCTCGACGACGAGCGAAAACAGGAGCTGAAGGAGCAGGCTATCTTTGGCACCCCCGAGCAGGTGACGGCGGAACTCGAGTCCTACCGTGATGCGCTCGGCGACGACATCCACTTCATTTTCCGGACGGCACACCCGGGTGTCGGAACCGATGCGATGGTCGAGTGCGTCCGCCGACTCGGTGAGGAGGTTGCACCGCAGTTCCGCTAG